From the genome of Tsukamurella pulmonis:
CCAGTCGGGCTCGAACCGACACTGCGCGGATTTTAAGTCCGCTGCCTCTGCCAATTGGGCTATGGGGGCGCGTGGGGAAGCGTAGCGTGCGGCGCACCGTCGAACCTGTCAACATGCGTTGACACCCCGACCGTGTCAACGTAGATTGACAGGTGTGAGCTCACCACCCACTCTCGTCGGATCGGCGGCATCGGAGGACCCTGCGGAGGGGCTCCGCGCCGTCGTCGCACTGCGGAAGCTGGCCGATCAACTCGAGGCGGTCCAGGTGTCCAACGCTCGGAATCTCGGCTGGTCCTGGCAGGACATCGCGGAACACCTCGCGGTCAGTCGCCAAGCGGTGCACAAGAAGTACGGCAAGTAAGCCGGGAACAGGACTGCTGTGTTCGAACGGTTCACCAAGAGCGCCCGCGTCGCGGTCGTGCTCGCCCAGGAGGAGGCGCGCGACAGCGGCGCCGACAAGATCACCCCCACCCACCTGCTGCTCGGCGTGCTCGGCACCGTCGACGGTCCGCTGCAGCACGAGTTGGGCGACGTCGGCCTGACGCCCGATGCGGTGCGTGCCTCCGCGGCCGGCCGCGTGCTCACCGACAAGGACGCCGAGGCGCTGCGCGGCATCGGCATCGATGTGGGCGCCGTCGCGGACGCCGTGCAGCGCCGCTTCGGCGCCGACATCCTGCGACCGATCCGCAAGCGCTTCCGCGCGGGTCACATCCCGTTCGATCCCGCGTCGAAGAAGACGCTGCAGCTCGCGGTGCGAGAGGCCGCCAACCGCAAGGACCGCAGCATCGAGAGCGCGCACATGCTGCTCGGCGTGCTCCGCAGCGATGACGCCGACTCGCTGACGGCGGTGGAGTCGGTCGTGCCCCGCGACGAGCTGCGGCGGCGGCTGTACGCGCTGCTCGATCGACCCGCGGCGTAAGCCACCTGCGTTCGCGGCGAGAACTGGTTAAGCTGTTCGTAAAGAACGTCGCAGAATCGGGAACGCAATCGCGGACCCGAGCGTTGAACAGTACGTAGGTGCACGACCAGGGAAAGGACCCCACAGTGCGCGAGAGCAGCAACCCGATCTTCCGCGGGCTGACCAAGGAGACCCGTCAGCAGACGCCCGCGGGCTATCAGCAGCAGGGTTACCCCCAGCAGGGCTACGGTCAGCAGCAGGGATACCCGCAGGGCATGAACCTCGGGATGGGTGCCGCGGGCGCCGCCCAGGGCATGCAGTTCCAGCAGTACCAGCAGCCGCCGCAGGCTCCGTACCAGCAGGGTGCGGCCTCCGGCACCATGACCATCGACGACGTGGTCACCAAGACCGGCGCCACCCTCGCCACGCTCATCGCCTTCGCGG
Proteins encoded in this window:
- a CDS encoding Clp protease N-terminal domain-containing protein; its protein translation is MFERFTKSARVAVVLAQEEARDSGADKITPTHLLLGVLGTVDGPLQHELGDVGLTPDAVRASAAGRVLTDKDAEALRGIGIDVGAVADAVQRRFGADILRPIRKRFRAGHIPFDPASKKTLQLAVREAANRKDRSIESAHMLLGVLRSDDADSLTAVESVVPRDELRRRLYALLDRPAA
- a CDS encoding RNA polymerase subunit sigma-70, encoding MSSPPTLVGSAASEDPAEGLRAVVALRKLADQLEAVQVSNARNLGWSWQDIAEHLAVSRQAVHKKYGK